Proteins from a single region of Oncorhynchus keta strain PuntledgeMale-10-30-2019 chromosome 20, Oket_V2, whole genome shotgun sequence:
- the fabp3 gene encoding fatty acid-binding protein, heart isoform X2: protein MAEAFTGTWNLKDSKNFDEYMKALGVGFATRQVGGMTKPTTIIEVAGDTVTLKTQSTFKNTEISFKLGAEFDETTADDRKVKSLITIDGGKMVHVQKWDGKETTLVREVSGNALELTLTLGDVVSTRSYVKAE from the exons ATGGCTGAGGCATTCACAGGCACATGGAACCTGAAGGACAGCAAGAACTTTGACGAATACATGAAGGCTCTGG GTGTGGGCTTTGCAACACGCCAGGTTGGCGGTATGACCAAGCCCACCACCATCATCGAGGTAGCTGGAGACACAGTCACTCTGAAGACACAGAGCACCTTCAAGAACACCGAGATCTCCTTCAAACTAGGAGCGGAGTTCGACGAGACCACCGCCGACGACAGGAAAGTCAAG tctctaataACGATAGACGGTGGTAAGATGGTTCACGTGCAGAAGTGGGACGGCAAGGAGACCACTCTGGTCCGTGAAGTCAGCGGCAACGCCCTCGAACTG ACTCTGACTCTGGGTGACGTCGTCTCCACACGCTCCTACGTCAAGGCCGAGTGA
- the fabp3 gene encoding fatty acid-binding protein, heart isoform X1, which produces MKDRKRSRNRAREGDEDSGSPHGDSGVGFATRQVGGMTKPTTIIEVAGDTVTLKTQSTFKNTEISFKLGAEFDETTADDRKVKSLITIDGGKMVHVQKWDGKETTLVREVSGNALELTLTLGDVVSTRSYVKAE; this is translated from the exons ATGAAAGATAGGAAGAGAAGTAGGaacagagccagagagggagatgaagacagtggttCACCACATGGAGATAGtg GTGTGGGCTTTGCAACACGCCAGGTTGGCGGTATGACCAAGCCCACCACCATCATCGAGGTAGCTGGAGACACAGTCACTCTGAAGACACAGAGCACCTTCAAGAACACCGAGATCTCCTTCAAACTAGGAGCGGAGTTCGACGAGACCACCGCCGACGACAGGAAAGTCAAG tctctaataACGATAGACGGTGGTAAGATGGTTCACGTGCAGAAGTGGGACGGCAAGGAGACCACTCTGGTCCGTGAAGTCAGCGGCAACGCCCTCGAACTG ACTCTGACTCTGGGTGACGTCGTCTCCACACGCTCCTACGTCAAGGCCGAGTGA